The Cannabis sativa cultivar Pink pepper isolate KNU-18-1 chromosome 8, ASM2916894v1, whole genome shotgun sequence genomic interval tgatattttattttaaattattaaaaaaattttaaaaatttacaaaaaataatattgtaagtATATCATACACagctataaaaataaaaataacctaGCATGTATTTTGAAGTAAGAAAGTTGatccctttcaaaaaaaaaaaaaaagtaagaaagTTGACTAATTAGAAATTTGGAGTATCACTCTTCTTATttttgcaaattttttttttcttttcctttcttatttatttatttatttttttttgacaaaaaaggCAAATTTCTTAAAGAAAGCAAAAGCAGAagaatatttttgttttaaagaACAAAAACATATCTGAAGTCCAACAGTATCAAAATTTAGAAACCCTAGCCTCGTTCAGACTCAAAACTGTGAAATTAATCTTTAAACCCAACAAAAAAAGGTGGGTTCAACTTCTTTTGTCCTCTTCTTCGCTATCATCTGCACTCTTtgcttgattcttttctgttcCTTTTTGTAGGATAAGGGCTTTGAGCAATGGCGGAAGAGACGGCGATGAATGGAATCGATGATCAAGCGACGGAGAATTTCTACGATTCCGATCAGACGGCGGAGCTGACCCAAAAGGTTGAGACTTTGGAACAAGAGAAGCGGAAATTGGCTGCAGAGAATGAAGAAGCGAAAGAGAAGATTAAGAAATTGACGATTGAGATCGAGAAGGGGAAAACCGATGAGGCAGAGCTGAAAGAGAAGCTTAGAGAGATGGAGAAGGAGATCGAGAGTTTCGAAGAGGATAAGAAGGCGTTGGGAGCGATCGCAGGGAGAGCGGCGGAGTTGGAGACTGAAGTTTCGAGGCTCCAACACGATCTGATCTCCACCATGTCCGAAGGCGAGGCTGCGGGGAAAGAGGTTTCTGAGCTTAAGGGGGTTTTAAGTGAGAAAGAAGCGAAGATTGGGAGCATTGAGAGTGAGTTGGAGAGCTTGAAGACGACCAAAGCCGAGAGCGAAAAGAGGGTAAGGGAATTGGAGAGGAAAATTGGGGTTTTGGAGATGAAGGAGATTGAGGAAAAGAGCAAGAGAGTTAGAGCTGAGGAGGATATGAGGGAACAAATTGAGGAATTGGAGAGGCAAAAAGTTCAATTGAATAAAGTAATTGAGGAGTTGGAATCTCAGGTTTCTAAAACTGGGGCTGAAGCTGAGAAGTGTGTGAAGGAGAGAGTGACTGTTGAGGCTGCCCTTAAAGAATCAGAGGAGAAAGCTAAGGCAATGGAGTCTAAGGTTCATTACTTGCAGAAGGAGGTGGAGAAGGCCGAAACGGTTGT includes:
- the LOC115701165 gene encoding peroxisomal and mitochondrial division factor 1, with protein sequence MAEETAMNGIDDQATENFYDSDQTAELTQKVETLEQEKRKLAAENEEAKEKIKKLTIEIEKGKTDEAELKEKLREMEKEIESFEEDKKALGAIAGRAAELETEVSRLQHDLISTMSEGEAAGKEVSELKGVLSEKEAKIGSIESELESLKTTKAESEKRVRELERKIGVLEMKEIEEKSKRVRAEEDMREQIEELERQKVQLNKVIEELESQVSKTGAEAEKCVKERVTVEAALKESEEKAKAMESKVHYLQKEVEKAETVVREVNDRTVKVVNGAVDDMFNGKEEKGLNLQWPVVAGSAGAAIVVGAAVLFVLYGRRR